One genomic segment of Streptomyces sp. TLI_146 includes these proteins:
- a CDS encoding RNA polymerase sigma factor, protein MGDGGRRHGRIRADDAELGAAVARAQQGDERAFAVVYRLVHPGLLAQMRALVAAEAEDVASDAWLEIARDLARFRGDGAGFRGWAATIARHRALDHLRRQKRRPRTVGLDQEALELPGGQDTAEAALEFLSTRWALQLIATLPREQAEAVLLRVVAGLDGVAAGRILGKRPGSVRTSAHRGLRRLAQGLGQQTDRP, encoded by the coding sequence ATGGGGGACGGGGGCCGGCGGCATGGCCGGATACGGGCCGACGACGCGGAGCTCGGCGCGGCCGTCGCACGGGCACAGCAGGGGGACGAGCGGGCCTTCGCGGTGGTCTACCGGCTGGTCCACCCGGGGCTGCTCGCCCAGATGCGGGCGCTGGTCGCCGCCGAGGCCGAGGACGTGGCGTCCGACGCGTGGCTGGAGATAGCCCGTGACCTGGCCCGCTTCCGTGGCGACGGGGCGGGCTTCCGGGGCTGGGCCGCGACCATCGCGCGCCACCGGGCCCTGGACCATCTGCGCCGGCAGAAGCGAAGACCGCGCACGGTCGGCCTTGACCAGGAGGCGCTCGAACTGCCGGGCGGCCAGGACACCGCCGAGGCGGCCCTGGAGTTCCTGTCGACCCGCTGGGCGCTCCAGCTGATCGCCACCCTGCCGCGCGAACAGGCCGAGGCGGTGCTGCTGCGGGTGGTGGCCGGGCTCGACGGCGTGGCGGCCGGGCGGATCCTCGGCAAGCGGCCCGGGTCCGTACGCACCTCGGCGCACCGGGGGCTGCGGCGGCTCGCGCAGGGGCTCGGGCAGCAGACGGACCGGCCGTGA
- a CDS encoding RNA polymerase sigma factor, translating to MQGEDAELTAAILAAQGGDESAFRAVYRAVHPRLLGYTRTLVGEADAEDVTSEAWLQIARDIERFKGDADRFRGWAATIARNRALDHIRMRGRRPAVGGDETELTGRPADSDTAGEAMESLATGRTMALIAQLPQDQAEAVVLRVVVGLDAKSAAETLGKRPGAVRTAAHRGLKRLAELLGTESAPADLGGVPPQRNRSCGVTQSGAPTQKDM from the coding sequence GTGCAGGGGGAAGACGCGGAGCTGACCGCCGCGATACTCGCGGCACAGGGCGGCGACGAGAGCGCGTTCCGTGCTGTGTACCGCGCGGTGCACCCACGGCTGCTGGGCTACACCCGCACGCTCGTGGGCGAGGCCGACGCGGAGGACGTGACGTCCGAGGCGTGGCTGCAGATAGCACGGGACATCGAGCGCTTCAAAGGCGACGCGGACCGGTTCCGCGGCTGGGCCGCCACCATCGCCCGCAACCGGGCCCTGGACCACATCCGGATGCGCGGCCGCCGTCCCGCCGTGGGCGGCGACGAGACCGAGCTGACCGGCCGCCCCGCCGACTCGGACACCGCGGGCGAGGCGATGGAGTCCCTCGCCACCGGACGTACGATGGCGCTCATCGCGCAGCTCCCGCAGGACCAGGCCGAGGCCGTGGTGCTGCGGGTGGTGGTCGGGCTCGACGCCAAGAGCGCGGCCGAGACCCTGGGCAAGCGGCCCGGCGCGGTGCGCACGGCCGCGCACCGCGGCCTCAAGCGGCTGGCCGAACTGCTGGGTACGGAGAGCGCCCCGGCGGATCTCGGCGGTGTGCCGCCGCAACGGAACCGGTCGTGCGGTGTGACGCAATCGGGCGCGCCGACGCAGAAGGACATGTGA
- a CDS encoding L,D-transpeptidase family protein, with translation MRRIHLTTVIARTLAAATVLTVTAACGAQSDKASGAADQKPAAAAPSTAPSTGTANDNQADGSTADGATEADPASAPSAAAKPAPKILMATGAKGARVQELQARLAQVGWFDDTPTGTYGSVTVAAVKGFQSKRGLPTTGSADTATWQRLADMTSKPTRDELAGKAVNKPKTKLDKRCMTGRVLCISKTTRTLNWVVNGKVLSSMDVRFGSQYTPTREGTFKVFLKSKNHVSSIYHTPMPYAMFFSGGQAVHYSSDFAKRGYAGASHGCVNVRDKAKLAKLFDQVKVNDKVVIYW, from the coding sequence ATGCGCCGGATCCATCTCACCACTGTCATAGCCAGGACGCTCGCCGCGGCGACCGTGCTGACCGTCACGGCCGCGTGCGGGGCCCAGTCGGACAAGGCGTCGGGGGCCGCCGACCAGAAGCCGGCGGCGGCAGCGCCGTCCACGGCGCCGTCGACGGGCACCGCGAACGACAACCAGGCCGACGGCAGCACCGCCGACGGCGCCACCGAGGCCGACCCCGCGTCCGCCCCGTCCGCCGCCGCCAAGCCCGCCCCCAAGATCCTCATGGCGACCGGCGCCAAGGGCGCGCGGGTCCAGGAGCTCCAGGCCCGCCTCGCCCAGGTCGGCTGGTTCGACGACACGCCGACGGGTACGTACGGCAGCGTCACCGTCGCCGCCGTCAAGGGCTTCCAGAGCAAGCGCGGGCTGCCCACCACCGGCTCCGCCGACACCGCCACCTGGCAGCGGCTGGCGGACATGACGAGCAAGCCGACCCGCGACGAGCTCGCCGGGAAGGCCGTCAACAAGCCGAAGACCAAGCTGGACAAGCGCTGTATGACCGGCCGCGTGCTGTGCATCAGCAAGACCACCCGCACGCTGAACTGGGTGGTGAACGGCAAGGTCCTGTCGTCGATGGACGTGCGGTTCGGCTCGCAGTACACGCCGACCCGCGAAGGCACCTTCAAGGTCTTCCTGAAGAGCAAGAACCACGTCTCGTCGATCTACCACACGCCCATGCCGTACGCGATGTTCTTCAGCGGTGGCCAGGCCGTGCACTACTCGTCGGACTTCGCCAAGCGCGGCTACGCGGGCGCCTCGCACGGCTGTGTGAACGTGCGCGACAAGGCCAAGCTCGCCAAGCTCTTCGACCAGGTGAAGGTCAACGACAAGGTCGTCATCTACTGGTGA
- a CDS encoding methylmalonyl-CoA mutase yields MARESDGARRTESGLPLDPVYGPDALAGWDPARQLGEPGAYPFTRGVYPTMYTTRPWTMRQYAGFGTAAESNARYQQLIANGTTGLSVAFDLPTQMGHDSDAPLAHGEVGKVGVAVDSVEDMRVLFDGIPLGEVSTSMTINAPAALLLLMYQLVAEEQGVPAGELTGTVQNDVLKEYIARGTYIFPPKPSLRLVADVFRYCRAEMPKWNTISISGYHMAEAGASPAQEIAFTLADGIEYVRTAVAAGMDVDDFAPRLSFFFVSRTTLLEEVAKFRAARRIWARVMREEFGAKDPKSWMLRFHTQTAGVQLTAQQPEVNLVRVAVQGLAAVFGGTQSLHTNSFDEAIALPTDKSARLALRTQQVLAYETDVTATVDPFAGSYVVESMTDAVEAEVLALMRRVEDLGGAVAAIEHGFQKAEIERSAYRIAQETDSGERVVVGVNRFRLEAEEAYEPLRVDPAIEARQAARLARLRAERDGAAVASALAALRAAAASSQENVLYPMKAALAARATVGEVCGALREVWGSYVPQEAF; encoded by the coding sequence ATGGCGCGCGAGTCGGACGGTGCCCGGCGCACCGAGAGCGGTCTGCCCCTCGACCCGGTGTACGGGCCGGACGCCCTGGCCGGGTGGGACCCGGCCCGGCAGCTGGGTGAGCCGGGCGCGTACCCGTTCACCAGGGGCGTCTACCCGACGATGTACACGACACGCCCCTGGACGATGCGCCAGTACGCCGGGTTCGGCACGGCGGCCGAGTCCAACGCCCGCTACCAGCAGCTGATCGCCAACGGCACCACGGGTCTGTCGGTCGCCTTCGACCTGCCCACCCAGATGGGCCACGACAGCGACGCGCCGCTGGCGCACGGCGAGGTCGGCAAGGTCGGGGTGGCCGTCGACTCCGTCGAGGACATGCGGGTCCTGTTCGACGGGATCCCGCTGGGCGAGGTCTCGACGTCGATGACGATCAACGCGCCCGCGGCGCTGCTGCTCCTGATGTACCAGCTGGTCGCCGAGGAACAGGGCGTCCCGGCGGGCGAGCTGACGGGGACGGTCCAGAACGACGTGCTCAAGGAGTACATCGCCCGGGGCACCTACATCTTCCCGCCCAAGCCGTCGCTGCGGCTGGTCGCGGACGTCTTCCGGTACTGCCGGGCCGAGATGCCGAAGTGGAACACGATCTCGATCTCCGGCTACCACATGGCCGAGGCGGGCGCCTCGCCCGCGCAGGAGATCGCGTTCACGCTGGCCGACGGCATCGAGTACGTCCGCACGGCGGTCGCGGCCGGGATGGACGTGGACGACTTCGCACCGCGCCTGTCGTTCTTCTTCGTCTCCCGTACGACGCTGCTTGAGGAGGTCGCCAAGTTCCGGGCGGCGCGGCGGATCTGGGCGCGGGTGATGCGGGAGGAGTTCGGCGCGAAGGACCCCAAGTCGTGGATGCTGCGCTTCCACACCCAGACGGCCGGGGTGCAGCTGACCGCCCAGCAGCCCGAGGTGAACCTGGTCCGGGTCGCCGTGCAGGGCCTGGCGGCGGTGTTCGGCGGCACGCAGTCGCTGCACACGAACTCCTTCGACGAGGCGATCGCGCTGCCCACGGACAAGAGCGCGCGCCTGGCCCTGCGTACGCAGCAGGTCCTCGCGTACGAGACGGACGTGACGGCCACGGTCGACCCGTTCGCGGGGTCGTACGTCGTCGAGTCCATGACGGATGCGGTGGAGGCGGAGGTGCTCGCGCTGATGCGGCGGGTCGAGGACCTGGGCGGAGCGGTGGCCGCGATCGAGCACGGCTTCCAGAAGGCCGAGATCGAGCGGTCGGCGTACCGGATCGCTCAGGAGACGGACAGCGGGGAGCGGGTGGTGGTGGGGGTCAACCGGTTCCGGCTGGAGGCGGAGGAGGCGTACGAGCCGCTGCGGGTGGATCCGGCGATCGAGGCCCGGCAGGCGGCGCGGCTCGCCCGGCTGCGGGCCGAGCGCGACGGTGCGGCGGTCGCCTCGGCGCTGGCCGCGCTGCGGGCCGCGGCGGCGTCGTCCCAGGAGAACGTCCTGTACCCGATGAAGGCCGCGCTGGCCGCTCGCGCGACGGTGGGGGAGGTGTGCGGGGCGCTCCGCGAGGTGTGGGGGAGCTATGTCCCGCAGGAGGCGTTCTGA
- a CDS encoding TetR/AcrR family transcriptional regulator C-terminal domain-containing protein — protein MATTRIDRAQVTDTALRLLNEVGLDGLTLRAIAKELKVQAPALYWHFKNKQALLDEMATVMYRRMAADGVPGMTPDAPWQDQLAAFNRALRSMLLSYRDGAKVYGGARFTGTDHARSLEALLTAMGAAGIGPGDAVLAGTTAYAYTMGFVAEEQGMGPEPMDIDARAVRLGDFPLAAAAGPLLFGGYEGRYEAGLRVVIAGIEVVYGGSV, from the coding sequence GTGGCTACGACGAGAATCGACCGCGCACAGGTCACCGACACCGCGCTGCGGCTCCTGAACGAGGTGGGCCTGGACGGGCTCACCCTCCGGGCGATCGCCAAGGAGCTGAAGGTCCAGGCGCCCGCGCTCTACTGGCACTTCAAGAACAAGCAGGCGCTGCTCGACGAGATGGCGACGGTGATGTACCGCCGCATGGCGGCGGACGGCGTCCCCGGCATGACCCCCGACGCGCCCTGGCAGGACCAACTGGCCGCCTTCAACCGGGCGTTGCGGTCCATGCTGCTGAGCTACCGCGACGGGGCGAAGGTGTACGGGGGCGCGCGCTTCACCGGCACCGACCACGCCCGGTCGCTGGAGGCGCTGCTGACCGCGATGGGCGCGGCGGGCATCGGCCCGGGCGACGCGGTGCTGGCCGGGACGACCGCGTACGCCTACACGATGGGCTTCGTGGCCGAGGAACAGGGAATGGGCCCCGAGCCCATGGACATCGACGCCCGCGCGGTCCGGCTGGGCGACTTCCCGCTGGCCGCGGCGGCGGGGCCGTTGCTGTTCGGGGGGTACGAGGGGCGGTACGAGGCGGGGTTGCGGGTGGTGATCGCGGGGATCGAGGTGGTGTACGGGGGTAGCGTCTGA
- a CDS encoding FAD-dependent oxidoreductase, producing MALNNVKQAPGTAVDVLVVGAGPAGLALAVDLARRGVDTLLVERSDALFPGSRGKAVQPRTLEVLYDFGILDRVRAAGCEYPRMLTWEGPHGTVRGREWDIMECAEPTEQAPFPNALMIGQSHLQALLHDHLRGLGGEVVFEAELTGLDQDADAVTARFADGREVRARYLVAADGGKSTVRRLLGISMRGERVDPKPMLVADVVLTPDAVRTVDEDHWHMWPGASGGGASLCPLPGVPRLFQLYAQYEDVDAVPDATPEGVRKLAAARTPVAADQIAEVVWASEFRPWAALAERFRQGRVFLVGDAAHVHSPAGAQGLNTSVQDVYNLGWKLGQVLRHGAPAELLDTYEQERQPVAAGVLGISTRLHREARFGQQPQRGSEVKQLGIGYRGGPLASGGAGGTLEPGDRAPDGVLPQGRLFDLFRGPHFTLLAFGAEPPRDLGAQVHVHELSPYAPYGRGLFLIRPDGYVGWAGETAEGLAEYLARTGGAAG from the coding sequence ATGGCACTTAACAACGTTAAGCAAGCGCCCGGAACGGCCGTCGACGTCCTCGTCGTGGGCGCCGGCCCCGCCGGGCTGGCCCTCGCCGTCGACCTCGCCCGGCGGGGCGTGGACACCCTGCTCGTCGAGAGGTCCGACGCGCTCTTCCCCGGCTCGCGCGGCAAGGCCGTCCAGCCGCGCACCCTGGAGGTGCTGTACGACTTCGGGATCCTGGACCGGGTCCGGGCGGCCGGGTGCGAGTACCCGCGGATGCTCACCTGGGAGGGCCCGCACGGCACCGTGCGCGGCCGCGAGTGGGACATCATGGAGTGCGCGGAGCCGACCGAACAGGCCCCGTTCCCCAACGCCCTGATGATCGGCCAGTCGCACCTCCAGGCGCTGCTCCACGACCATCTGCGCGGCCTCGGCGGCGAGGTCGTCTTCGAGGCCGAGCTGACCGGGCTCGACCAGGACGCGGACGCGGTCACGGCCCGGTTCGCGGACGGCCGCGAGGTCCGCGCCCGCTATCTGGTCGCGGCCGACGGCGGCAAGTCCACCGTGCGGCGGCTGCTCGGCATCTCCATGCGCGGCGAGCGCGTCGACCCCAAGCCCATGCTGGTGGCCGATGTCGTCCTCACCCCGGACGCGGTGCGGACCGTCGACGAGGACCACTGGCACATGTGGCCGGGCGCGAGCGGCGGCGGCGCCTCGCTCTGCCCGCTGCCCGGCGTGCCCCGGCTGTTCCAGCTGTACGCGCAGTACGAGGACGTGGACGCGGTGCCGGACGCCACCCCGGAGGGCGTACGGAAGCTGGCCGCCGCCCGTACCCCGGTCGCCGCCGACCAGATCGCCGAGGTCGTCTGGGCCTCGGAGTTCCGGCCGTGGGCCGCCCTGGCCGAGCGGTTCCGGCAGGGTCGGGTGTTCCTGGTCGGGGACGCCGCCCATGTGCACTCGCCGGCCGGTGCCCAGGGCCTCAACACCAGCGTCCAGGACGTCTACAACCTCGGCTGGAAGCTCGGCCAGGTGCTGCGGCACGGCGCCCCGGCCGAGCTGCTCGACACGTACGAGCAGGAGCGGCAGCCCGTCGCCGCCGGCGTCCTCGGCATCAGCACCCGGCTGCACCGCGAGGCGCGGTTCGGGCAGCAGCCCCAGCGCGGCAGCGAGGTCAAGCAGCTCGGCATCGGCTACCGGGGCGGCCCGCTCGCCTCGGGCGGCGCGGGCGGCACCCTGGAGCCCGGTGACCGCGCCCCCGACGGCGTCCTGCCGCAGGGCCGCCTCTTCGACCTCTTCCGGGGCCCGCACTTCACCCTGCTGGCCTTCGGCGCCGAGCCCCCCAGGGACCTGGGCGCCCAGGTCCACGTCCACGAACTGAGCCCGTACGCCCCCTACGGCCGCGGCCTGTTCCTGATCCGCCCCGACGGTTACGTGGGCTGGGCGGGGGAGACGGCCGAGGGGCTCGCGGAGTACCTGGCGAGGACCGGGGGCGCCGCCGGGTGA
- a CDS encoding alpha-2,8-polysialyltransferase family protein has product MRTTQIFLATTLYGVATLAAAIDSDCFGPADRRLLLVSNNAPVPETSPALDEMPGFAPLRERFDGVLSWNETIAPMHPGGWAPRADDVPLWERQLRRAWDLGDDRIELAVESIQVNPAGAVAQLFPDAPLHVYADGLMSYGPTRNKLDPLVGSRVRRVLHLDLVPGLEPLLLGEFGVGAEVIPTAAFTKVVGELAAQDAELDVPEGAALLLGQYLAALSILTEAEEERLHLAMVRGAAARGHRRIVFKPHPSAPPAWSESLRTEAEGLGVELTVLESPLLAEVLYERIAPALVVGCFSTALLTASTFYGIPVARTGTDLLLDRLTPYQNSNRVPVTLVDALLPPLEGEPPEPPHDLAALVAAVGYAMQSEIRPDLRPAAERYLSRHLTPHTWRYFKRRRLTSLALPGAIPGQLAFIPRNATVRKLARRARAVARRARAA; this is encoded by the coding sequence ATGCGTACGACTCAGATCTTCCTGGCGACGACGTTGTACGGAGTGGCGACGCTGGCCGCCGCGATCGACAGCGACTGCTTCGGCCCGGCCGACCGTCGGCTGCTCCTGGTCAGCAACAACGCCCCGGTCCCGGAGACTTCGCCCGCGCTCGACGAGATGCCGGGCTTCGCGCCGCTGCGCGAGCGCTTCGACGGCGTGCTGTCGTGGAACGAGACCATCGCGCCGATGCACCCGGGCGGCTGGGCGCCGCGCGCGGACGACGTCCCGCTGTGGGAGCGCCAGCTGCGGCGCGCCTGGGACCTCGGGGACGACCGGATCGAGCTGGCCGTCGAGTCCATCCAGGTCAACCCGGCGGGCGCGGTCGCCCAGCTCTTCCCGGACGCGCCGCTGCACGTGTACGCGGACGGGCTGATGAGCTACGGCCCGACCCGCAACAAGCTGGATCCGCTGGTGGGTTCGCGGGTGCGGCGCGTCCTGCACCTGGACCTGGTGCCGGGCCTTGAGCCGCTGCTGCTCGGCGAGTTCGGGGTGGGCGCGGAGGTGATCCCGACGGCGGCCTTCACCAAGGTGGTGGGCGAACTGGCCGCCCAGGACGCCGAGTTGGACGTGCCCGAGGGCGCGGCCCTGCTGCTCGGCCAGTACCTGGCCGCGCTCTCGATCCTCACCGAGGCGGAGGAGGAGCGGCTGCACCTCGCGATGGTGCGGGGCGCGGCGGCGCGCGGCCACCGCCGGATCGTCTTCAAGCCGCACCCCTCGGCGCCGCCCGCCTGGTCGGAGTCGCTGCGCACGGAGGCGGAGGGCCTGGGCGTCGAACTCACGGTCCTGGAGAGCCCGTTGCTGGCCGAGGTGCTCTACGAGCGCATCGCCCCGGCGCTGGTGGTCGGCTGCTTCTCCACCGCGCTGCTGACCGCGTCGACGTTCTACGGCATCCCGGTCGCCCGCACCGGCACGGACCTCCTCCTGGACCGCCTCACCCCGTACCAGAACAGCAACCGGGTGCCGGTGACGCTGGTGGACGCGCTGCTGCCGCCGCTGGAGGGCGAGCCGCCCGAGCCGCCGCACGACCTGGCGGCCCTGGTGGCGGCGGTCGGCTACGCGATGCAGTCCGAGATCCGCCCCGATCTGCGCCCCGCGGCCGAGCGCTACCTCTCCCGCCATCTGACCCCGCACACCTGGCGCTACTTCAAACGCCGCCGCCTGACGTCCCTGGCCCTCCCGGGCGCGATCCCGGGCCAGCTCGCCTTCATCCCGCGCAACGCGACGGTACGGAAGCTGGCCCGCCGGGCCAGGGCCGTGGCGCGGCGGGCCCGGGCCGCGTAG
- a CDS encoding glycosyltransferase family 2 protein: MVKLSVVVPFYNVRTYAPDTLRSLRDNAREDFEFLLVDDCSSDGTAALLARAERELPGAVVLRHEKNGGLATARNTGIDAARGEYVTFLDGDDWLAPGYYSRLVAEIEELGCDFLRTDHVQCTGTQRSVQRVPHGRRGEAMDPRAAILPTTRSTSVDYAFAWAGIYHRRLVERGLLHFTDGLRTAEDRPWIWRLHRQAESFAVVGLLGVHYRRGVATSLTQIGDVRQLDFIRAFDQVIEETAQDPNSAELLPKAVRTYCAIISHHLGNSERFEPAVARKLRTMSAGALKRMPQDILKEALDSMDSGRASRLRRLRGRTASLGSAGAAA; this comes from the coding sequence GTGGTCAAGCTCTCCGTGGTCGTGCCGTTCTACAACGTGCGGACCTATGCCCCCGACACCCTGAGAAGTCTGCGCGACAACGCGCGTGAGGACTTCGAGTTCCTTCTGGTCGACGACTGCTCCTCGGACGGTACGGCCGCACTCCTCGCCCGCGCCGAGCGCGAGCTGCCGGGGGCGGTGGTGCTCAGACACGAGAAGAACGGCGGTCTCGCCACCGCGCGCAACACCGGCATCGACGCGGCGCGCGGCGAGTACGTCACCTTCCTCGACGGGGACGACTGGCTGGCGCCCGGCTACTACTCCCGACTGGTCGCCGAGATCGAGGAGTTGGGCTGCGACTTCCTGCGCACCGACCACGTGCAGTGCACCGGCACCCAGCGCTCGGTGCAGCGGGTGCCGCACGGGCGGCGGGGCGAGGCGATGGACCCGCGCGCGGCGATCCTGCCGACCACCCGCTCGACCTCGGTGGACTACGCGTTCGCCTGGGCCGGGATCTACCACCGGCGCCTGGTGGAGCGGGGGCTGCTGCACTTCACGGACGGGCTGCGCACGGCCGAGGACCGGCCGTGGATCTGGCGGCTGCACCGGCAGGCGGAATCCTTCGCGGTGGTGGGTCTGCTCGGCGTGCACTACCGGCGCGGAGTGGCGACTTCGCTGACGCAGATCGGTGACGTACGCCAGCTCGATTTCATCCGGGCATTCGACCAGGTAATCGAGGAAACAGCTCAAGATCCAAATTCCGCGGAACTGCTGCCGAAGGCGGTACGGACGTACTGCGCCATCATTTCCCACCACCTGGGAAACAGTGAAAGGTTCGAACCGGCCGTGGCACGGAAACTGCGGACAATGAGTGCGGGAGCGCTGAAAAGGATGCCGCAGGACATTCTCAAGGAGGCGCTCGACTCGATGGACTCGGGCCGCGCGTCCCGGCTGCGACGGCTGCGCGGACGCACGGCCTCCCTCGGCTCGGCGGGGGCCGCGGCCTGA
- a CDS encoding DUF6716 putative glycosyltransferase: MPSRTNPNDTPPRIAVLADSDTRWKWGALTARRIAERPPELSGFLLRGRATPTPRQLAEVGVDADALREVTMAAFLTAVEREPYDVVVLALVGGAAQAALHGLARLWPAGTRRPVLVTGYVGVVYEKLADGLLLRHGADVVLANSRHDAERFRAVYEGVGADASAVTEAALPFLGGAPYTPEPGRDTVVFAAQPSVPESRADRLYLLRRLIAHARRHPEREVLLKLRSKPGEHTTHIEEQPYQKLARSLELPPNFRLVYGNMGEVLDRTDLLVTVSSTAALESLHRSVPTAVLTDLGVRETLGNHHFVGSGCLASWDQLDEGHRPAPDAGWLAAQGVAPGDAYATAFDAARARIAELLARPGLPPVRPYYTPATAPGYLPGILARHHLAPDGTPLPGAAPEAEATGVRRLVRDAVRDAARGAYRHGVQRVAPVIRRMGEL; the protein is encoded by the coding sequence GTGCCATCACGTACGAACCCCAACGACACTCCGCCGCGGATCGCCGTTCTCGCCGATTCCGACACCCGGTGGAAATGGGGTGCCCTCACCGCCCGCCGGATCGCCGAGCGCCCGCCCGAGCTCAGCGGCTTCCTGCTGCGCGGCCGGGCCACCCCCACCCCGCGCCAGCTCGCCGAGGTCGGCGTCGACGCCGACGCCCTGCGCGAGGTGACGATGGCCGCGTTCCTGACGGCGGTCGAGCGCGAGCCGTACGACGTGGTGGTCCTCGCGCTGGTCGGCGGCGCGGCGCAGGCGGCCCTGCACGGCCTCGCCCGGCTGTGGCCGGCCGGCACCCGCAGGCCCGTCCTGGTCACCGGCTATGTCGGCGTCGTCTACGAGAAGCTCGCCGACGGCCTGCTGCTGCGCCACGGCGCCGACGTGGTCCTCGCCAACTCCCGGCACGACGCCGAGCGGTTCCGCGCGGTGTACGAGGGCGTGGGCGCCGACGCCTCGGCGGTGACCGAGGCCGCCCTGCCCTTCCTCGGCGGCGCGCCCTACACGCCCGAGCCGGGCCGCGACACCGTCGTCTTCGCCGCCCAGCCCTCTGTGCCCGAGAGCCGTGCCGACCGGCTCTACCTGCTGCGGCGCCTGATCGCCCACGCCCGCCGCCACCCCGAGCGCGAGGTGCTGCTCAAGCTGCGCTCCAAGCCCGGCGAGCACACGACGCACATCGAGGAGCAGCCGTACCAGAAGCTGGCCCGCTCCCTGGAGCTGCCGCCCAACTTCCGTCTGGTGTACGGGAACATGGGCGAGGTCCTGGACCGCACCGACCTGCTGGTCACGGTCTCCTCGACGGCCGCCCTGGAATCCCTGCACCGCTCGGTGCCCACCGCCGTCCTGACCGACCTGGGCGTGCGCGAGACCCTCGGCAACCACCACTTCGTCGGGTCGGGCTGCCTCGCCTCCTGGGACCAGCTGGACGAGGGCCACCGCCCGGCCCCCGACGCCGGCTGGCTCGCCGCCCAGGGGGTCGCCCCCGGCGACGCCTACGCCACCGCCTTCGACGCGGCCCGCGCCCGTATCGCGGAGCTCCTGGCCCGCCCCGGACTGCCGCCCGTGCGCCCCTACTACACGCCCGCCACCGCGCCCGGCTATCTGCCCGGCATCCTCGCCCGCCACCACCTCGCCCCCGACGGCACCCCGCTGCCGGGCGCCGCACCCGAGGCGGAGGCCACCGGCGTACGCCGTCTGGTGCGCGACGCCGTACGGGACGCGGCCCGCGGGGCCTACCGCCACGGCGTGCAGCGCGTGGCCCCGGTCATCCGCCGGATGGGAGAACTCTGA
- a CDS encoding acylneuraminate cytidylyltransferase: MNDRPSTNARPKVLAVIPARGGSKGVPGKNLAAVGGVPLVVRAVRACLAARHVTDVAVSTDDPAIAAAAAAAGAHVVVRPAAIAGDTATSEAAVLHALEGHADTDVVLLVQCTSPFLTHEDVDSVAAAVVVDGADTAVTVAPFHGFVWRESAQDGGEGMGHDKAFRPRRQDRPQDFLETGAAYAMDAEGFRTHRHRFFGHTALVRTDPARVLEIDDPHDLARARALAPLLDPARTPGHADVDAVVLDFDGTQTDDRVLIDSEGRELVAVHRGDGLGVAALRRAGLKLLILSTEQNPVVAARARKLQIPVLHGVDRKDLALKQWCEEQAVDPARVLYAGNDVNDLPCFSLVGWPVAVADAHDSVRAAARAVTATPGGEGAIREIAAWLLGPELHHTPSLNPTLHNSPAQ, encoded by the coding sequence ATGAACGACCGGCCGTCCACGAACGCCCGGCCCAAGGTCCTGGCCGTCATCCCGGCCCGGGGCGGCTCCAAGGGGGTCCCGGGCAAGAACCTCGCCGCCGTCGGCGGCGTCCCGCTGGTCGTCCGGGCGGTGCGGGCCTGCCTCGCCGCGCGCCATGTCACCGACGTCGCCGTCTCCACGGACGACCCGGCGATCGCGGCCGCGGCCGCCGCGGCCGGGGCGCACGTCGTGGTGCGGCCCGCCGCGATCGCGGGGGACACCGCGACCAGCGAGGCGGCCGTGCTGCACGCCCTCGAAGGGCACGCGGACACCGACGTCGTCCTGCTGGTGCAGTGCACCAGCCCCTTCCTGACCCACGAGGACGTGGACTCGGTCGCCGCGGCCGTCGTCGTGGACGGCGCCGACACCGCCGTCACCGTCGCCCCCTTCCACGGCTTCGTCTGGCGCGAGTCCGCCCAGGACGGCGGCGAGGGCATGGGCCACGACAAGGCGTTCCGCCCGCGCCGCCAGGACCGCCCCCAGGACTTCCTGGAGACCGGCGCCGCCTACGCCATGGACGCCGAGGGCTTCCGCACCCACCGGCACCGCTTCTTCGGGCACACCGCGCTCGTACGGACGGACCCCGCGCGGGTCCTGGAGATCGACGACCCGCACGACCTGGCCCGCGCCCGGGCGCTCGCACCGCTGCTCGACCCGGCCCGCACCCCCGGCCACGCCGACGTCGACGCGGTCGTCCTCGACTTCGACGGCACCCAGACCGACGACCGGGTGCTCATCGACTCCGAGGGCCGCGAACTCGTCGCCGTGCACCGGGGCGACGGGCTCGGCGTCGCGGCCCTGCGCCGCGCGGGACTGAAGCTGCTGATCCTCTCCACCGAGCAGAACCCGGTGGTCGCCGCCCGCGCCCGCAAGCTCCAGATCCCCGTACTGCACGGCGTCGACCGCAAGGACCTCGCCCTCAAGCAGTGGTGCGAGGAGCAGGCGGTCGACCCGGCGCGGGTGCTCTACGCGGGCAACGACGTCAACGACCTGCCCTGCTTCTCCCTCGTCGGCTGGCCGGTCGCGGTCGCCGACGCCCATGACTCCGTGCGCGCCGCCGCGCGCGCGGTCACCGCCACCCCCGGCGGTGAGGGCGCGATCCGCGAGATCGCCGCCTGGCTCCTCGGACCCGAGCTCCACCACACCCCTTCGCTGAATCCCACGCTCCACAACTCCCCCGCCCAGTAA